The genomic interval GGCCGTTGATGAGACGGTCAGCAAGTTCGAAGCGTCGGGCAACGAGCAACTGCTCGACAATAACTTCGAAGCGGCCTTTCGCCTGATGACAAGCGCTCAGGCGCGCGACGCGTTCGATCTCTCGAAAGAACCGCAGGCCCTGCGCGACCGCTATGGCATGACGCGCTTTGGACAATGCTGCTTGCTGGCCCGCCGCTTGATCGAAGCGGGGGTCCGCTTCGTCACGATCAACACGTTTCTGACCGTGTTCGACGAGATCACCTGGGACATTCACGGCTCGAAGCCGTTCACCTCGATCGAAGGCATGCGCGACATCGTCGCCCCGATGTACGACCAGGCTTACAGCACACTGCTCGAGGATCTCACCGAGCGGGGCCTGCTCGGCAATACGCTGGTCTGCAACTTGCAAGAATTCGGCCGCACGCCGCGCGTCAATCCGGCCGGCGGACGCGACCATTGGCCGCAATGCTGGACCAGCCACTTCGCCGGCGGCGGTGTGCAAGGGGGCCGCGTCGTGGGACGTAGCGATGCCATTGGTGGCGTGCCCGCCGAGCGCCCCGTCGACCCGCCCGAGATCGTGGGCACCATTTACCGCAGCCTGGGGCTGGACCTGGAAACCAAGCTCCCCGGTCCGCAAGGACGGCCGTTCCCGCTGGTCGACTTCGGCAAGCATGAAATCAAAGAGCTCTTCTAATGGCGCTATCGACGGCCTGGAAAACAATCGAGCGGGCCGATACGTCGCGCCGCCGGTTCATCACGATTTCGCGCGTGACGCTGCTGCTCGCTGGCAGCCTGGCATCTGCACTGAATTATCCGGCGATCGCTCGCGCCGCCGACACGATCGCTGTGCTACCCGCGGAGATTGCAGTGCGCGGGCCCGAGGCGCGGCAGCAACTGCTGGTCGAACGTAGCCGCAACGGCCAGTTCGTGGGGCAGGTCGCTGCCGAGATATCGTTCGCAAGCAGCAATCCGCAGGTCGTGACTGTCGAAAGCGGCGTCCTTCATCCAAAGGCCAATGGCGAAGCCACGATCACGGCCTCGGTCGACGGCGCCACGTCCACGGCGCACATCATTGTCACCGACATGGACAAACCATTCGAGTGGAGCTTCCGCAATCACGTCGAGTCGGTGTTTGCCAAGACAGGTTGTAATTCCGGCGCTTGCCACGGGGCGCTGGCGGGCAAAAACGGTTTCAAGCTTTCGTTGCGCGGGTACGATCCCGAAGGGGATTTCACCACGCTCACACGCCAGGCGCGCGGCCGACGCATGGTACCCACCGACCCAGGCCGCAGCTTGCTACTGACCAAGCCGTCTGGCGCTGTGCCGCACAAGGGCGGGCTGCGCTTCTCGCCTGACTCACTCGAATACCGGGTGCTGTCGGAATGGATCGCCGTGGGCGCGCCCGGCCCACAGGCGTCAGATCCGCGCGTGGAACGGATCGAGGTGCTCCCGGCGGGCGTCGTGCTGAAGCCGGGGGACAAGCAACAATTTCTGGTACGTGCTTATTTCACCGATGGCCATCAGGAAGACGTCACACGGTGGGTCAAGTTCACCTCAGCCAATGAATCGGTAGCGCAAATCGACGACGCGGGCCTGGTCAGCGTCGTGGGGCATGGCGAAGGAGTGCTGACCGCCTGGTACGCCAGCCGCGTGGCGGTCTCGTCGGTCAGCGCACCGTACGAAAAACCGATCGCGGCCGACGTCTTTGCCTCGGCACCGCGGCGCAATTTCATTGATGAGCTGGTGCTGGCCAAGCTCGAAAGCCTGAACATTCCCCCATCGCCCCGCGCCGAAGATACCGAATTTTTGCGTCGCGCGTACGTCGACACGATCGGCGTGTTGCCGACCGCAGATGAAACGCGCGCGTTTCTGGCGGATACCGCGACCGACAAGCGCGACAAGCTGATCGAATCGCTGCTAGCGCGCCCTGAGTTTATCGACTATTGGGCCTACAAATGGTCCGATCTGTTGCTGGTCAATGGCGACAAGCTGCGCACGCCGGCCTTGTGGTCTTACTACACGTGGATTCGCAACCAAGTCGAAGCGAACACTCCCTGGGACGAATTCGTGCGGCAGATCGTCACGGCCAAGGGGAGCACGCTGGAGAACGGCGCCTCGAACTATTACATTCTGCACGGCGACCCTCTCGACCTGGCCGAGACCACCAGCGTGGCCTTCCTGGGCATGTCGATCAATTGCGCTCGCTGCCACAATCATCCGCTGGAAAAGTGGACCAACAGTCAGTATTTCGCGTTTGCGAATCTGTTCGCGCGCGTTCGCACGAAGAGCATGCCGGGCGAAGGAAACCTGATCGTCTATCACGATTCGTCGGGCGAATTGATTCAACCGCTCACCGGCAAACCGCAGCCGCCGGCACCGCTTGACGGGACGGCGCTCACGAACGCTTCGACCGAGGATCGCCGCCTGGCGCTCGCCGCTTGGCTGGTCGCACCGGAAAATCCCTATTTCAGCCGTTCGATCACGAATCGCGTGTGGGCGAATTTCTTCGGCGTCGGCCTGGTCGAAAAGGTCGACGACATGCGCCTCACCAATCCGGCCAGCAACGAGCAATTGCTGGTCGCCGCGGCCCGCCATCTGGCCGACAACCGCTACGATTTGAAGGCGCTGATGCGGACGATCCTGCAATCCAATACGTATCAGCGTACTAGCCGACCGCTGCCCGAGAACACGGGCGACGAACGATTCTATTCGCATTATTATCCCAAGCGTTTGATGGCCGAGGTGCTGCTGGATGCCATGTCGCAGGTGTCCGGCGCGGCCACCGAGTTTGCCGGCTATCCGGCAGGCTGGCGGGCCATGCAGTTGCCCGATTCCAATGTGGCCTCTTACTTCTTGAAGGCGTTCGGCCGGCCCGAGCGGATCACGACCTGCGAATGCGAACGAAATGCCGAACCCAGCGTGGTGCAAGTGCTGCACATCGCCAACGGCAACTCGCTGAACGACAAGCTGCAATCGTCGACGAACGACATTTCGAAATTGCTTGCAGAAAATGCCGCCGACGACAAGCTGCTAGAAGGTCTGTTTCTGGCGGCGCTGTCGCGTTACCCGACCGACGCAGAAAAAACCAAGATCCTGCCCGAGCTGGCTGCGACCAGCGCCGCGGACAAGCGTCAGGCGGTCGAGGATTTGTACTGGAGCGTGCTCAGCAGTACCGAGTTCCTCTTTAATCATTGACCTTCTCATATCTGAAATTTAAACATCGACGCGATCGCGCTTGTGCGGTCGAGATCCTCATGCACCTAAGCGATCGTTTAACGACGAGCTGGCTGTTGGCCGTGGCGATTTTGGCAATGACCGGCACTGCCACGCGCGCCGACGACGCGCCGGTCGCCGTCGCGCAGCAGGACGCGAAGGCGGCGGCGAAGGAACCTGAGTTCAACACTCATATCGCGCCGCTTTTCAAGAAGTACTGCCTGGGTTGCCACAACGCCGACGATGCGGAACACGATCTCGTTCTGGAGACGCATGAAAGCCTGTTGAAAGGGGGCAAAGCCGGTGCGGCGATTGTGCCGGGCCAGGGCGATGCGAGCCGTCTGCTGTTGATGCTCGACGGACGTGCCAAGCCCGCCATGCCGCCTGAAGGAAACGAAGGGCCCACGCCGGCCGAGATCGCGCTGGTGAAGTCCTGGATCGATGCCGGTGCCAAGGGCCCCACTGGCGCGGCGCCTGACCCAACACTGTTGGTCACCCCCAAGGTCGCATTGCGTGGTACGCCGCGCCGGCAGATCAATGCCGTGGCCATCTCACCGGACGGTAAGCTGGCGGCGCTCGCCGGTTACGCCGAGATCCGCTTGATCGCGACCGACAGCCGGGCGACGGTCCGCAAATTCTCGGGACATCGCGGCAATGTAACGGACGTGGAATTCTCGAAGGACGGTGCCCGGCTCCTCTCGGCAGCCGGTGAGGCGGGCCTCTTCGGCGAAGCAATCGTGTGGAACGTGGCCGACGGTGCGCCGCTGCGAAAGATTGTCGGCCATCGTGACAGCCTTTATGCCGCGACGGCCAGCCCTGAAGGCCAATTGATCGCCACCGGCGGCTATGACCAGCAGATCAAGCTGTGGGACGCCGCCAGCGGTGAATTGGTGCGCACCTTGGCCGGCCACAATGGCGCGGTCTACGATCTGGCATTCAGCCCGAACGGAAAATTGCTGGCCAGCGCCAGCGCCGATCGATCGGTGAAATTATGGGAAGTGTCGACCGGCGAACGGCTGGACACCTTCGGCCAGCCACTGAAGGAACTTTACACCGTGGCCTTCGCGCCGGACGGTAAGCACGTCGTGGCCGGCGGCGTCGATAATCGCATTCGCGTCTGGCAGATCAGTGATTCGGCCAAAGAGGGAACCAATCCGCTGGTCTATACGCGCTTCGCGCACGAAGGGGCCGTCATCAAGCTGGCCTACTCGCCCGACGGCAAATGGCTAACCAGCGCTGCCGAAGATCGCACGTTGAAGGTATGGGACGCGGCGACGTATCTCGAAAAGCGTGAGCTCGAAGCGCAGCCCGACTGGGCCGGCGCCCTGGCCATCGCGCCGGACAACAAAACGCTGCTCGCCGGGCGCCTGGATGGCAGTGTCGGCTTCTACGACGTCACGACCGGCGATCGCATTCCGCTTCCGAAGCCCGAGATCACGGCGCTTGAGCCGCGCGGCGTCGAGCGAGGAACAACAACGCGCGTTCGCATCGTCGGCAAGAATCTGCTCGAACCGACGGCCGTCAAGTTCGATCGTGGGCAGTTCACTTCCACGATCGTTCCGCAGGATGCCGACACGGCCCGCGCAGACGAATTATGGGTCGACATCGTGCCGGCTGCCGATACGCCGCGGGGGCGTTATCAGTTGTCCCTCACGACCAGTGGGGGCGACAGCGGACAACTGTCGATCGAGGTCGACAATTTACCGCAACGAGTCGAAGCCGAGCCCAATGCGACTGTTGCTGCCGTCGCGCCGCTGGCGCTGCCTGCCTGTGTGTGGGGCACGCTGGCCACGATGGGGGACGTCGATCATGTCACGTTCGATGCCCGGGCCGGCCAAACGATTGTCGTCGATCTGGCCGCCAAGTCGCTTGGCTCGAAGTTGAACGGCCTGCTCTCGATACTTGACCCGGCGGGGCATGTCGTCGCGGCGAGCAATGATTTCAACGACGAGTCCGATCCACTGCTGGCATACCGCATTCCCGCCGACGGACGTTACGCGATCCGCGTGCGCGACCTGGCGCTGGCCGGTTCGGATAAGCACTTCTATCGCTTGGCGCTCGGCGAGCTGCCGTACGTGACCGCCGCCTTCCCGCTAAGCGTCGCCGTGGGGAGCGAGCGTGACGTTCAATTGATCGGCTACAACCTGCCCGCCGATAGCCGCGTGAAGATCGCGGCCGAGAAGCCGGGAGACGTGGATGTGCCACTGGATGCCAATCGCTTCCGCAGCCGCGAGGGATTGAAAGTGCTGGTTTCCGACACGGCCGAGATCGTCGAGGTGGAACCGAACGATCATCCGGCGCAGGCCACAACGCTTGTCGTTCCCGGCGTCGCCGGAGGTCGCATTGGGGCAAGCGAGGATGCGGCGGCAACGGACACGGACCTGTACCGCTTCGAGGCGCGCAAGAGGCAAACGTGGATTGTCGAGGTCGAGGCGGCGCGTCGTAAAAGCCCGCTGGACGCAAAGCTGGAAATCCTGGACGCCCAGGGGCAACCGGTCCCCCGGCTCGTTTTGCAAGCGGTGCGTGATTCTTATCTGGAGTTCCGCCCCATCGACTCGATCGGGGCTGGCTTCCGTGCCAAGAGTTGGGAAGAGATGGAGCTGAACGAATACATCTACTTGCAAGGCGAGGTGTGCAAGGTCTTCCGCATGCCACAGGGACCGGATTCGGAAATGCTGATGTACACGTCGGCTGGCAAACGACGCGGTTACTTCGATACCAGCGCCCGCGCCCATCCGCTCGATGAGAGTATTTACACGGTTGTCCCGCATGCCATTGACGCCAAGCTGGTGTCGACCGGCTTGCCCGTTTTCACGATCAATTACGAAAACGATGACGACGGCGATCGCAAGCTGGGACGTGATTCGCGATTGACCTTTACCGCGCCGGTCGACGGAACTTACGTGGTACGAGTGAGCGACGTGCGCGGACTGGGCGGCGACATGTTCGGCTATCGACTGATTGTCCGGCCGCCGCATCACGACTTTCAGGTGCGCGTCAACGAGCGCGATATCAGTGTGCCTGCCGGCAGCGGACAGCGACTGACGTTCGCGGCTGACCGTAGCGATGGTTTCGACGGCGAAATCATGATCGAGGCCGCCGGCCTGCCCGCCGGTTTCACTCTCTCAACGCCGACCGTGATCCAGGCCGGTCATAACGAGGCGCGAGCCGTGGTTAACGCTGCGCCGGATGCCGTGAAGCCCACGGACGAAGCCCTGGCCGCGATCAAGATCACGGCCAAGGCCAAGATCGACGGCGCTTGGGTCGAGAAACCGGTCGCCGCACCGAAGCTGGCTCCGGCCGCTAAACCAAAGATCATTGTCCACCTGGAACCGGCCGAGCTCACGATTGCCCCGGGCACGACCGTTACAGCTCTGTTGAAGATCGAGCGCAACGGCTACGACGAACTAGCCAACTTCGACGTCGACAATCTGCCGCACGGCGTGATCGTCGATAACATCGGGCTTAACGGCGTGTTGATCCGGGCCGGTGAGACCGAGCGGCAGATCTTCTTGACCGCGGCCAAATGGGTCCCCGATTCGAGCCGCCAAATTCAGGCCGTGGCAAATGCCGCCGGAATTCAGGCTTCACGTCCGATCACGCTGCAAGTTCGCCGCCCGGCGACCGTGGCCAATGCTTCGGGTGGTGAAGAATAATCGCTGCGTGTCCCGCGAAGCGTTTAGCCGTTTACCGAGTAGCCGCCGTCTACCGTGATCGCTGCGCCGGTGACAAATTGTGAGGCCGGCCCCCCCAGGTACACCGCGATGCCGGCAAAGTCGGCCGGGTCGCCCCAGCGTGCAGCAGGCGTGCGAGCCAGCACGCGCTCGTGCAGCCCCGCGACTTGCTTCCGCCCCCGCCTGGTTAGATCGGTATCGATCCACCCCGGCAACACGGCGTTAACCTGAATGTTGTCTTTGGCCCAGGCAATGGCGAGCGCCTTGCTCAATTGAACGATCCCTCCTTTGCTCGCCGAATACGCTGGTGCGAAGGGGATGCCGAAGATCGACGTCATGGAACCGATGTTGATGATCTTGCCGCCGCCGGCGCGACACATCGCGGGATAAGCCGCCTGCGAGCAGATGAAGGCGCCCGTCAGGTTGATCGTCATCACGTTGTTCCATTCGGCGAGCGTGTAATCCTCGGGCTGCTTGCGAATGTTGATGCCTGCGTTGTTGACCAGAATATCGATTCGGCCAAACTGCTGAACGGCCTTATCGACCATCGCCTTGCAGGACGCTTCGTCAGCGACGTCGACTTCGACCGCCACGGCGTCGGTGCCGACGGCTTTCAGTTCCGTGACGGCCGCTTCACTCTTGGCAGCATCGCGTGCGGCGACAACGATTCGCGCTCCGGCCTCGGCTAGCCCCTTGGCCATCCCCAGCCCGATACCGCCATTACCACCAGTGACTAGCGCCACGCGTCCGCTCAGATCGAACAGTTTCATGCGTTCAATTCTCTTTAATAGGGTGCCGTGCGGGCAGCAACGGTTGCCTAATGGCGTGGATCGCTGCTGATGGCACGATTGGATAGGTGTTTTGGAACCCGCACTCTAACACCGCGTCTGGCAGACGTCGAAGTCGGGAGGCTCGATCTGAATCGTGATGTGGTCGATGCCAAAGCGATCGTGCAGCCGTTTGCGTAGCTCGGCCAGCAACTCCGACGCCGCACGGCCATCGGCAACGACGACGTGCCCTGAGAGGGCTTCCATGCCGCTGGTGATCGTCCAGACGTGCAAGTCGTGAACGCCTTCGATGCCGACCACGCCGGCAATGCAATTTCGCACCTCGTCCAGGTCGACGTGCGCCGGGGTTCCCTCCATCAGGATGGCGATGGCGTCTTTCAGCAGGGCCCAGGACGAGTAGATGATCAACAGCGAGATCAAGGCCGAGGCCACGGGATCGGCCCAATACCAGCCGCATAGCCAGATCAGCGCGCCACCAATAACAGCCGCCACGCTTCCCAGCAGATCCGCCAGCACGTGCAGCCAGGCGCCATGCACGTTGATGTTCGATTCGCGATGTGCCTGCAGCAGCCACAGCCCGAGCAGGTTCACCACCAGCCCGCCTGCGGCCACGGCCATCATCAGGGGTCCGCGCACCTCGGCCGGTTCCCACAATCGCTGCCACGCTTCGAAGATGACAAAGATCGAGATCGCACCCAAGAGCGCGCCATTGGCCAATGCCGCGAGAATCTCAGCGCGATAATAGCCGTACGAGTGTTGCGCGGTCGGTGGGCGCCGCGCGATCCAGGCCGCGAACAGACTCAGGCTGAGCGCCGCGGCATCGGAAAACATATGCCCGGCGTCGGCTAACAGGGCCAACGAATTGCTCAACCAACCGCCGACGAGCTCGGCCACCATGTACACCAGCACCAACGCCAATGTCGCGGCTAGTCGTGACGCAGCCGCATCACGATGACCGTGTGAATGGCCCGCGTGGGAGTGTCGATGTTGTCCGGCGGCGTGCTCAGCGTGGGCAGTCACGAATCGTGCATTCTCACAGGCGAAAACATTAAGCGCGACGCATCAGGCGAAACGCTCGTTAAACATACGACATTAAACCGTGCGATAGTCGTGGCGCGAAGTTCGCGGACGTGGTGCTGGGTGCCCAGCCCACTACGAGTTGCGAATTATGTGCCGCGAAACGTCCTGGCCTGCACTCGACGCCCCGGACGGATTGTCCTAAAAAAGGGGGCATGCCAAAGCCAGTTCCCAGCTCGCCGATGCGTTGGTTTCCGGAGTTTCTAGCGGCGGGCGAGCGCCGCTTACGTCCGCAATCGCGCGTGCTGGCCCTGTCGCTGGTGGTTGGCGTGATCGCGGGCCTGGGGGCGGTAGTCTTCTACGCCGCCGGACAGTTCGTCTTTCACTACACGCTGACCAATGTGGCCGGTTATCAACCAGTCGAAGCCGGCGGCGAGATGCATCTGTTTTCCGGCTCTCCGCATGTGGCGGGAGTCGAGAAACCGAAAGATGTCGAAGCCCGACGCCCGCTGCGCCCTTGGCTGCTCGTCCTGATTCCCGCTCTCGGCGGTCTGGTGTGCGGTTTGATCGTTTACACGTTGGCGCCGGAAGCCGAAGGGCATGGCACCGACGCCGCGATCGCGGCCTATCATCTGCATCAGGGAGTCATCCGGCCACGGGTGCCACTGGTCAAGCTGGTTGCGAGCGCCGTCACGCTGGGCACCGGCGGATCAGGAGGACGCGAAGGGCCGATTGCGCAGATCGGCGCCGGCTTTGGATCATTCCTGGGCACGAAGCTGCGCTTGCGCCCCGACGAACGGCGCTTGCTGATGGCCGCGGGGATGGGAGCCGGCATCGGCGCTATCTTTCGCGCGCCCTTGGCCGGCACGCTGTTCGCCGCCGAGGTGATGTATAGCTCGGCCGATTTGGAGTCGGACGTGTTGATGCCCGCCGCGCTGGGAAGCGTGACGGCTTATTCGACTTTCGGATTGATTTTCGGCTGGCAACCGTTGTTCACGATTCCGCCGCGCGTGGCCGATCTGCTGGTCTTTAACCAGCCGCTCGAGTTGGCCTCTTACTTGATCTTGGCCGTGGCGATGGCGGTGTTGGCGATGATTTATACCCGCACGTTTTACGGATTGACGTACGCCTTTCATCATCTGCCGATCAGTCCGAAGCTGCGGCCGATGATCGGCGCGGCGCTCACGGGCGTGCTGGCCGTCGCACTATTTTATGCATTCGGCGGCGACCAGCGCGTACTATCGGTGCTGAGTTTCGGATATGGAATTCTGCAGTTGGCGCTCGAATATGTGCCGGGGGCCGAAGGCAATATGCGTTTTGCCGCGCTTCTGTTGGCCATTTGCCTGGGAAAACTGTTGACCACGAGCCTGACGATCGGCAGCGGCGGTTCGGCCGGCGTGTTCGGCCCGTCGATGGTCATCGGCGGTTGTGGTGCTGGCGCCTTGGGCATGGTTCTGCATCACTTCGCGCCGTCACTCGTGCCGCACCCGGCCAGCTTCGTGATCGTTGGCATGGCCGGCTTCTTCGCAGCGGCGGCCAAGACGCCCCTTTCGACCCTGGTGATGGTCAGCGAAATGATCGGCAACTACAACCTGCTGCTTCCCTCGCTGTGGGTGTGTACGCTGTCGTTCTTGCTTTCTGATCAACAATCGATCTATAGCGAACAACTGATCGACCGGCTGGCCTCGCCCGTACACGACGCCATTATCAAGGACGAGTAAGCGCGCGAGCTGCGCGTTTTCCTGCAATGCGACTCGCGTTTATCGACCGGACGATTGGCCGTACTCGCGGTGGCGTGCTGCCTGTTACCCGGCTAGCGCCGCTAGGGCATGTGCCGTGGCGCATTGCGAAACGACGGGCCCCAACTCGCTGGCCAGCGAAATAATCGTCGCCTGCCGATTCGTCAATTCTGGCACGTAGCGAGCCAGAAACTCGCCCTGGCCGGAGAGGACGATCGTTGTCGGGCGGGCCGACATGCGATCAAGAACTTTTTGCAAGGCGCTTTCCAATAACGCGACCTGGCAACGACGAATTGTCTCCGCAGCGGCGATCGCGTCGTCTTCGCTGAACATGTCGCGATCTGCGCAGATCGCGCGGGCCAGACGATCGCGGGCCGCACTGCGAGTTGCCGGCCGACCGTCGGCCGTATCGGTCGCCGACGGATCTTCGGCAATATCGCCGAGCACCAGGTATGCATCACGCGTCGTCGCGAATACCTCGTGTGCCGTTGGACAAAGCTGACCGCGCCAGGGCAAATGCGCTGCCATGGCGCACACGGGACTGCGCACCACGCCCGTATAGACCAACTCTCCCGCGGCGAGCCGTTCGGGATCGGTGCGGCCGAGCGCCTGCGCCTGGCCGTCAACCAAGGGGATGATATCGCACGTCGTGCTACCGACATCGATTAATAAGCCGTATCCCGGTGCGTAACGACGCGCGACAAAACTGGCCAGTGCATGCCAGTTCGACGCAGCTGCCGCGAGCGGTCGCGCGATGGCCAACGACGGCGCGACGAACGTGCCATCGGTCAAATAAATGCGCAGCTCGGCACCGACCGTCGCCGTTTGCAAGGCCGACACTATAGCCGCTACGCCTTCCGATTTTGTCGAAAAGCAATCGGCAAGCTCTCCCGTCATGGTCGCCACGAAGCGGTTTCCCAGTGGCGCAACGCGAATGAGTTCAGCAAGTGCATGGGCCAAACCGTGCGGTCGCTGCCACAACGGAAACGGCACGCTGCGGGCGTAGCCCGCGCCGTCGGCGATCTTCAAATTGGCCCCGCCAACGTCGAGTGCAAGTACCGGCATCATCGCCACGTGCAAAAAAAGGAACTGAGTCGAGAAAGCCCGCCGCACGTCATCAACCAGTAGCGTGCGGCACGGCGACGGTCGCAGGCGGATGGCTATCGCCTGCGTTTGGGATCACACGAACGTCGCCGCTCGCGCTGAATTCTATCCGCTCGGGACGGAACGTTAATTCCGGTGACTGGCCGCTGGCCACGGCCAGCATTGCGGCGGCCAGGTTGTCGCGCGCCGCGGCACGCAGCCCCACGTACGAGGTCGTTAGCCGTGGATTGATTTCGATCACGACGTCCTCTGCACCGCTATCGTCGGGTCCCAGGATCAAATCAACTCCGATGTACCCAACTGGTTGCGGAAGCGTGTTGATCGCACGCAGTGCCAAGTGCTGGGCACGTTCGGCTAGCGGCGGCGGCAATGGCAGTGAGCCGCCCAGATAATGAAAGTGGCCGTCGTCGCTTAGCCTTTGCGTACAGGACGGTAACGCCACGTTGCCCATCGGTCCGCAGAGAACGCCGACGCTTGCCGGCTGCCCCGGTCGCCACTTTTCGATCCGTAAACGTTGAGCGTCCGTGGCAGGTAACTCGTCGACGGGCGGAGACTTCAGCAATCGCACTCCCAGCGAACCGGCTCCGTCGCGCGGCTTCAGCACCAACGGAAATGCCAGGTCACCCATGACGTAATCTGCGAGTAGGCATCCGACAGGCACTGGTACGCCGTGGCGGACCAGGTGCTCGGCCGTGGCTTGCTTGTCGCTGGCAAGCCTTGCGAGTTCGATGCCGGGGCCGAGCAGCCGACCACCGGCAGCTATAACCCGCTCGAGACACGACACCAGTATCCCGTCGCACTCCGGCGCGATCACCACGGTCCAATCAGCGGCCGCGGACTCGTCGATGAGTGTCGTGTCGAACTCTTCTTTGGCGGCCACCGGACGAAAATGTACGTTCGCCGTTACGGGAAGTGTCGCCCGCTGATCCCGCAGCACCGTGACGTGCGTCTGCGGAAGGCGAGCAAAGTCCGCGGCCAACGCCGTTACCATCACCGCTCCCTCAGCCAGGAGCGAGGCAGCATCGACGCTCGCACCTTCGTTCGCGAGCAGGCCGCCGCCGGTGAGATATTCGAAAACAAAGATGCGCACGCTGATCGCTCGCGGGTCTACTGTGCGACCACAACGCGACAGCCGACAGCGGCGGCTCTGGAACCCCTCTCCCTCGGGGAGAGGCTAGGTGAGGGGTTAAGCGTTGCGGATCTGTCGAGTCGAAATGGATAAGTGACGTGTGCCAGCTCCCCAAACCTCTCGCTGACAGGGAGGGAAATTTGGAGCGAAGCGACTTAGAAAATGCCCAACTGGTCGCGGGCATCTTCGGTCATTCGGTCCGGCGTCCAAGGGGGAACCATCACCAGCTTCACTTCGACCTCGCTAACTCCCTCCAAGCGACCCAGGAAATCTTTCGACTGTTGGATCAATTGCGGGCCCGCCGGACAGGCTGGGCTGGTCATCGTCATTTCGATCGCCACCTTCTGCTTGCCCTCCTCGGCATCGGCAACCGTGACCAGATAGACGAGCCCCAGGTCCACGATGTTGATGAACAACTCGGGATCGATCACTTGCTTCAGCGCCTCGCGGGCACTTTCTTCGGTTACCGGCATAGGGCACCTCACGGGAAATGTCGAAGTTCGAACTCTTAAATGTCTAATGCTCTCTGCACAAATTCAATCGTCGCGGAGCCGTACCAGGACGTCGTCCCCTTCGATCTTCACTTCGTGCGCCACCGTGGGCCGGGTGGCTGGCATGGTCAGGGCGCGCCCGTCGCGAATATCGAATTTCGCGCCATGCCGGGGGCAGGCAATGCAAAATCCGTCCAGTTGTCCTTCGCCCAGCGGTCCGCCGTCGTGGGTGCAGACGTCATCCAGCGCGTAAAGTTGCCCACCGACATGGAACAAGACAATTAAACGATCCTCGACCTCGGCAATCAACTTGCCGGGATCGGGAATTTCGGACATCTTGGCGACGCGTACAAAATCGGACATGCGTAATTAGTCGGCAGTAGGCAGAGGGCGGTTGGCAGTGGAGAGAATCCGGCAGACGCTCGTCAGCTAAATTCTCAAGAGAATGCTGCGCAAAATCGATGCTGCAGAACGCCCCGTT from Pirellulales bacterium carries:
- a CDS encoding hydantoinase/oxoprolinase family protein yields the protein MMPVLALDVGGANLKIADGAGYARSVPFPLWQRPHGLAHALAELIRVAPLGNRFVATMTGELADCFSTKSEGVAAIVSALQTATVGAELRIYLTDGTFVAPSLAIARPLAAAASNWHALASFVARRYAPGYGLLIDVGSTTCDIIPLVDGQAQALGRTDPERLAAGELVYTGVVRSPVCAMAAHLPWRGQLCPTAHEVFATTRDAYLVLGDIAEDPSATDTADGRPATRSAARDRLARAICADRDMFSEDDAIAAAETIRRCQVALLESALQKVLDRMSARPTTIVLSGQGEFLARYVPELTNRQATIISLASELGPVVSQCATAHALAALAG
- a CDS encoding ATP-grasp domain-containing protein produces the protein MRIFVFEYLTGGGLLANEGASVDAASLLAEGAVMVTALAADFARLPQTHVTVLRDQRATLPVTANVHFRPVAAKEEFDTTLIDESAAADWTVVIAPECDGILVSCLERVIAAGGRLLGPGIELARLASDKQATAEHLVRHGVPVPVGCLLADYVMGDLAFPLVLKPRDGAGSLGVRLLKSPPVDELPATDAQRLRIEKWRPGQPASVGVLCGPMGNVALPSCTQRLSDDGHFHYLGGSLPLPPPLAERAQHLALRAINTLPQPVGYIGVDLILGPDDSGAEDVVIEINPRLTTSYVGLRAAARDNLAAAMLAVASGQSPELTFRPERIEFSASGDVRVIPNAGDSHPPATVAVPHATG
- a CDS encoding metal-sulfur cluster assembly factor; this encodes MPVTEESAREALKQVIDPELFINIVDLGLVYLVTVADAEEGKQKVAIEMTMTSPACPAGPQLIQQSKDFLGRLEGVSEVEVKLVMVPPWTPDRMTEDARDQLGIF
- a CDS encoding non-heme iron oxygenase ferredoxin subunit, producing the protein MSDFVRVAKMSEIPDPGKLIAEVEDRLIVLFHVGGQLYALDDVCTHDGGPLGEGQLDGFCIACPRHGAKFDIRDGRALTMPATRPTVAHEVKIEGDDVLVRLRDD